A single window of Methanobrevibacter sp. DNA harbors:
- a CDS encoding adhesin produces the protein MKKQIAIILMILLIAAPIVQGVSASKTAFITSDNLIDKETDTNMLNSIKNYVEELSNGEIQVIVDNEAPGPGEGWRSIEVTSDVSINIAASDAGNYIQLASATATGDKQIIFVNTGGFDLDNHSSFLRRAWDDNYSNESLAGVRDPGTLLANAGIQYIQIAKEYPDNVNSDGTLEKYDDNMNKDIAQKIVNMINSYDNSTTKELSDKLIVTNKLSPKGMADASKMLVTSGDKEMKGPYGSYSTPQLLYQTSAYLDGDGIDIPKDYGEPENPLGISFLTKDTYSIYDYFKMGGIVKEYMDANGRAPDSIEYEGAHISYYDLTYNFAKIVQNHTDASHMGFESEYHFDKVNDSILLHILPFVLILFVLFLAYILMKRFRRFI, from the coding sequence ATGAAAAAACAAATAGCAATTATACTAATGATTCTATTAATAGCTGCACCGATTGTGCAAGGTGTAAGTGCATCAAAAACTGCATTTATCACATCAGATAACTTAATAGACAAAGAAACTGATACAAACATGCTCAACTCAATTAAAAATTACGTAGAAGAGTTAAGTAATGGAGAAATTCAAGTAATCGTCGATAATGAAGCCCCAGGTCCGGGGGAAGGTTGGCGATCAATAGAAGTAACAAGTGATGTGAGCATAAACATAGCTGCATCCGATGCTGGAAATTATATACAACTTGCGTCCGCAACTGCAACTGGTGATAAACAGATTATCTTCGTAAATACCGGCGGTTTCGATTTAGACAATCATTCCAGCTTCCTCAGAAGAGCTTGGGATGACAACTATTCTAATGAATCTCTTGCAGGAGTTCGTGACCCAGGAACATTACTTGCAAATGCTGGAATACAATATATTCAAATTGCAAAAGAATATCCTGACAATGTCAATAGCGACGGTACATTAGAGAAATATGACGACAATATGAATAAAGATATTGCGCAAAAAATCGTCAATATGATTAACAGTTACGATAATTCCACAACAAAAGAATTAAGTGATAAATTAATTGTTACAAATAAATTATCACCTAAAGGAATGGCTGATGCAAGTAAAATGCTTGTTACAAGTGGAGATAAAGAAATGAAAGGACCATATGGATCCTACTCAACCCCACAATTGCTTTATCAAACCAGTGCTTATCTTGATGGTGATGGAATTGACATTCCTAAAGACTACGGTGAACCAGAAAACCCATTAGGAATTTCATTTTTAACCAAAGACACATACAGCATTTACGATTATTTCAAAATGGGAGGAATTGTTAAAGAATACATGGATGCAAATGGAAGAGCCCCAGATTCAATTGAATATGAAGGCGCGCATATCAGTTATTATGATTTAACATACAACTTTGCAAAAATAGTTCAAAATCATACTGATGCAAGCCACATGGGCTTTGAAAGTGAATATCACTTCGACAAAGTTAATGATTCAATATTATTACACATATTACCATTTGTTTTAATATTATTCGTTTTATTCCTTGCATATATACTTATGAAAAGATTTAGAAGATTTATATAA
- the pyrH gene encoding UMP kinase — protein sequence MKIVIAIGGSILLKEYDCKKFQEYSAILKDLAAEHELFVVVGGGKPAREYISVVRDLGAGEAQCDDIGIEVTRINAKLMLSALGDAAYQRVPHNFQEALEFSATEKIIVMGGTEPAHSTDAVSAILAEYIQADKLINLTSVDGMYTKDPNKFDDAELVPEITASDLLDFLSGKDVKAGTYEFFDTTAVQMIKRSDLETVITNGFEPENLIKAVNGENVGTRVINE from the coding sequence ATGAAAATTGTAATCGCAATTGGAGGATCCATTTTACTTAAAGAATATGACTGTAAAAAATTCCAAGAATACAGTGCTATTTTAAAAGATTTAGCTGCTGAACACGAATTATTCGTTGTTGTAGGTGGTGGAAAACCAGCTAGAGAATATATTAGTGTTGTTCGTGACTTAGGCGCTGGTGAAGCACAATGTGACGATATTGGAATTGAAGTAACAAGAATTAACGCTAAATTAATGTTATCTGCTCTCGGTGATGCAGCATACCAAAGAGTACCACATAACTTCCAGGAAGCTTTAGAATTCTCAGCTACTGAAAAAATCATTGTTATGGGTGGAACTGAACCTGCACACAGTACTGATGCAGTATCTGCAATTTTAGCTGAATACATTCAAGCAGACAAACTCATTAACTTGACTTCTGTTGATGGAATGTACACTAAAGACCCAAATAAATTCGATGATGCGGAACTCGTCCCTGAAATTACAGCATCCGATTTGCTTGACTTTTTAAGCGGTAAAGATGTTAAAGCTGGAACTTACGAATTCTTCGACACAACTGCTGTTCAAATGATTAAAAGGTCTGATTTAGAAACCGTAATTACCAACGGTTTTGAACCTGAAAACTTAATCAAAGCAGTTAACGGAGAAAATGTAGGAACAAGAGTCATTAACGAATAG
- a CDS encoding MIP family channel protein has product MKRYISELLGTMVLVLFGCGSAAIAGSMLGTVGIALAFGLSIVAMAYVIGDISGCHINPAVSIGMWIDGRLETKDLVMYIVFQCIGAIIGIALLVFIINSAPSLGGYAATGLGQNGFGSASSVGLDVVGAILVEIILTFVFVFTVLGVTKKTENGAVAGIVIGLTLAFVHIMGIPLTGTSVNPARSIAPALFLGGQALEQVWVFILAPIVGAIIAGTLFKGLTSEDT; this is encoded by the coding sequence ATGAAAAGATATATCTCAGAATTACTCGGAACAATGGTTCTTGTATTATTCGGTTGTGGAAGCGCTGCAATTGCAGGCTCCATGTTAGGAACAGTTGGTATTGCATTGGCATTCGGTTTATCAATTGTTGCTATGGCTTATGTTATTGGTGACATCTCCGGATGTCACATCAATCCTGCTGTTTCAATAGGTATGTGGATTGATGGAAGATTAGAAACAAAAGATTTAGTAATGTACATCGTATTCCAATGTATTGGTGCTATTATTGGTATTGCTCTTTTAGTATTTATTATTAATTCCGCTCCAAGCCTTGGAGGATATGCTGCTACAGGACTCGGTCAAAACGGGTTTGGATCTGCATCAAGCGTAGGTTTAGATGTTGTTGGTGCAATACTCGTTGAAATCATTTTAACATTTGTATTTGTATTTACCGTCCTTGGCGTTACTAAAAAAACAGAAAATGGTGCGGTTGCAGGTATTGTAATTGGTTTAACCCTTGCATTTGTACATATTATGGGAATTCCATTAACTGGAACTTCAGTTAACCCTGCACGTAGTATAGCACCTGCATTGTTCCTTGGAGGACAAGCACTTGAACAAGTATGGGTATTTATTTTAGCTCCGATTGTTGGTGCAATAATTGCAGGTACCTTATTCAAAGGTTTAACATCAGAGGATACATAA
- a CDS encoding heavy metal-binding domain-containing protein has translation MILTSSNTLVTKQIVEYKGLVTGESLIGANIYKDLFSGVRDVVGGRTSKYEEELKKARDIAFKSMEEKAENLGANAIIGLKISYDNLGGTMGNTILVTAYGTAVKCE, from the coding sequence ATGATTTTAACATCTTCAAATACACTCGTTACCAAACAAATAGTCGAATATAAAGGTTTAGTTACTGGTGAGTCCCTCATCGGTGCAAATATCTACAAAGACTTATTTTCAGGTGTACGTGATGTTGTAGGTGGAAGAACATCCAAATATGAAGAAGAATTAAAAAAAGCAAGAGACATTGCTTTTAAAAGTATGGAAGAAAAAGCTGAAAATTTAGGTGCAAATGCTATAATTGGACTTAAAATATCTTATGATAACCTTGGTGGTACTATGGGAAATACAATTCTCGTAACCGCTTATGGTACTGCTGTAAAATGTGAATAA
- a CDS encoding DUF1611 domain-containing protein, which yields MYSIKSVKEIQDLNPFIVVGCGGGGEKFSNLEGVEAVGFIDDSVKKQGKEFCGHIVASGLDECLKDAKDAKSLVIMLPIGAEGAALKYAVQAIDAGLNVITSFRSLAIAENTSLKKFADAKGVVIKDIGPRLDVVKTIAGIAPEKSCEVLPKISYEPKAPVIFVGGTSQECGKRTTTKTLGIASMKRGLTPAIISTDEMGLEEPTDFNFRAGSLSAMDVPAAVLSAIKYAEETKQPDIIFIEGQSSLTEKGNPHPRGLSAAILIGAAPDAVIVGHRPNHPYREPRGIEEEIRAIEAVEPTKVVGLSINLKNADLDLCPEFFESKYNLPAEDVYNNGADKLLDAIFEYLEE from the coding sequence TTGTATTCAATAAAATCAGTAAAAGAAATTCAAGATTTAAATCCATTCATAGTTGTAGGTTGTGGTGGTGGAGGTGAAAAATTCTCCAATCTTGAAGGTGTTGAAGCAGTCGGATTCATCGATGACAGTGTTAAAAAACAAGGAAAAGAATTCTGTGGTCATATTGTAGCAAGTGGCTTAGATGAATGTCTTAAAGATGCAAAAGATGCAAAATCTTTAGTAATCATGCTTCCAATCGGAGCAGAAGGTGCAGCTTTAAAATATGCAGTTCAAGCTATTGATGCAGGATTAAATGTCATTACTTCATTTAGATCTTTAGCTATTGCAGAAAACACATCTTTAAAGAAATTTGCTGATGCAAAAGGTGTTGTAATCAAAGATATCGGTCCTAGATTAGATGTTGTTAAAACAATCGCAGGTATTGCTCCTGAAAAATCCTGTGAAGTATTACCAAAAATTTCATACGAACCAAAAGCTCCAGTAATCTTTGTTGGAGGAACTTCCCAGGAATGTGGTAAAAGAACAACTACTAAAACACTAGGTATTGCAAGTATGAAAAGAGGATTAACTCCTGCAATTATTTCCACTGATGAAATGGGATTGGAAGAACCTACTGACTTTAACTTCAGAGCTGGAAGTTTATCTGCAATGGATGTTCCAGCAGCAGTATTGTCTGCAATTAAATATGCTGAAGAAACAAAACAACCAGATATTATTTTTATTGAAGGTCAATCCAGTTTAACTGAAAAAGGAAACCCTCACCCTAGAGGATTATCTGCAGCTATATTAATTGGTGCTGCTCCTGATGCTGTTATTGTTGGACACAGACCAAATCACCCATATAGAGAACCTAGAGGTATTGAAGAAGAAATCAGAGCTATCGAAGCAGTTGAACCTACAAAAGTTGTTGGTTTATCAATCAACCTTAAAAATGCTGACTTAGACTTATGTCCTGAATTCTTTGAATCCAAATACAATTTACCTGCTGAGGATGTTTATAATAATGGTGCTGATAAATTATTAGATGCTATATTTGAATATTTAGAGGAGTAA
- the sepF gene encoding cell division protein SepF, whose protein sequence is MSFMDDLKRSLGYEETEDSEKKESTGFNFSGIINDITTSVKNTREQHKQQPTQQQDTKPYEYRPAPKPQEAPRTVPVYDDFDDDFVITPEQSFYEIVLIRPKTLDDINYMVDQILEEQNPIIVDLSFLERESEANFKLAGDKIRQIRTNYGAQALLLARSEDKNLIILSPKKVKLVNKG, encoded by the coding sequence ATGAGCTTTATGGACGATTTAAAAAGAAGTTTGGGCTATGAAGAAACAGAAGACAGTGAAAAGAAAGAAAGTACTGGTTTCAATTTTTCAGGTATTATAAATGATATCACTACTTCTGTTAAAAATACAAGAGAGCAACATAAACAACAACCAACTCAACAACAGGACACTAAACCATATGAATACAGGCCTGCTCCTAAGCCACAAGAAGCTCCTAGAACTGTTCCAGTATATGATGATTTTGATGATGACTTTGTGATTACTCCAGAACAATCATTCTATGAAATTGTTTTGATTAGGCCAAAAACTCTTGATGACATCAACTATATGGTTGATCAAATCCTTGAAGAGCAAAATCCGATCATTGTTGATTTATCTTTCCTAGAAAGAGAAAGTGAAGCTAACTTTAAATTAGCTGGAGATAAAATCAGACAAATCAGAACAAATTATGGTGCACAAGCATTATTACTCGCACGTTCTGAAGATAAAAATTTAATTATTCTCTCACCTAAAAAAGTAAAGTTAGTCAATAAAGGATAA
- a CDS encoding DUF2116 family Zn-ribbon domain-containing protein, translating into MAVEPHKHCPICGTPIPLNELVCSPDCQKVWDARLAQTRRTRVILYVVIAIFLVIWAIMTFMK; encoded by the coding sequence ATGGCAGTAGAACCACACAAACATTGTCCAATATGTGGAACCCCAATTCCATTAAACGAACTTGTATGCTCACCAGATTGTCAAAAAGTCTGGGATGCAAGATTAGCACAAACTAGAAGAACAAGAGTTATATTATATGTAGTAATTGCAATATTCTTAGTAATATGGGCAATTATGACCTTCATGAAATAG
- a CDS encoding sensor histidine kinase encodes MLLNFEENGNNFFVYNMGDLEAHIDSKVYNVPEFTNNFIKNNEKIKICVMYPVENGQKFAFQYISPFLATNYFKSSHEKFLGKCWEDVFPSWEEFINPIFKKVYATHEEEIAYCHYCDGEILIFSLKMTISYNDDGTLTVLDEDYIAQGQLEEFSNFKKSVALLEKRNKTAFYTLFDNGRYFWSEGTYEILEREAEIEDSKRNIILETVIPEDQYKIKKIKDKLEDSSVTKYMESFRILVNGKVKTLGFSITKDFDENHFKHFCDIKDITEKTLRNQQLDILLAVVNDIQKSTSLAIQYMDADGKFHWSEETYELIDREPRCGDEDINIFDEYIYPGDFEKFKDKLDNLDDDEVIIDEFRIMTESGETKYLRGVVHKICDDEGNFLRLSMFAQDITKEKDFTNYLIKIDREKTVLLQEVHHRVKNNLQIIMSFINLEKRFHRGNYEKILDITERRIESLALIHERIYKDENMNNMNVPTFLADLDKQLHRRSEDDGITFIREVDENLTFSINIVTPLALIINELTVNTFKYAFDKNSKNKTIYKSLDLFEKDGQTFCQFKYLDNGIGFPEDFDFGTFDGLGWKIIVSLAGQLDAEYEIINDDEVGIVLTFPVN; translated from the coding sequence ATGTTGCTTAATTTTGAGGAGAATGGGAATAACTTTTTTGTTTATAATATGGGTGATCTTGAAGCTCATATTGATTCTAAAGTTTATAATGTTCCTGAATTCACCAATAATTTCATTAAAAATAATGAAAAAATCAAGATTTGCGTAATGTATCCTGTTGAAAATGGGCAGAAGTTCGCTTTTCAATATATTAGTCCGTTTTTAGCAACTAATTATTTTAAAAGTTCACATGAAAAATTTCTTGGAAAATGCTGGGAAGATGTTTTTCCATCTTGGGAGGAATTCATTAATCCTATTTTTAAAAAGGTCTATGCAACTCATGAAGAAGAAATTGCATATTGTCATTATTGTGATGGAGAAATATTGATTTTTTCTCTTAAAATGACTATCAGCTATAATGATGATGGCACTTTAACAGTTTTGGATGAGGATTATATTGCTCAAGGCCAATTGGAAGAATTCAGTAATTTTAAAAAATCAGTAGCTCTTTTAGAAAAAAGAAATAAAACTGCATTCTACACATTATTTGATAATGGCAGATACTTTTGGAGTGAAGGTACTTATGAAATTCTTGAAAGGGAAGCAGAAATCGAAGATTCCAAACGTAATATTATTTTAGAGACAGTAATCCCCGAAGATCAATATAAAATTAAAAAAATAAAAGATAAATTGGAGGACTCCTCTGTAACTAAATATATGGAATCATTTAGGATTTTGGTTAATGGTAAAGTTAAAACATTGGGTTTTAGCATTACAAAAGATTTTGATGAAAACCATTTTAAACATTTTTGTGATATAAAAGATATAACTGAAAAAACACTTAGAAATCAACAATTAGATATTCTTTTAGCTGTTGTAAATGATATACAGAAATCCACATCTTTAGCGATTCAATATATGGATGCAGATGGCAAATTTCATTGGTCTGAAGAGACTTATGAACTAATTGACCGTGAACCTAGATGTGGTGATGAGGATATTAATATTTTTGATGAATATATTTATCCTGGGGATTTTGAAAAATTTAAGGATAAACTTGATAATTTAGATGATGATGAAGTTATAATTGATGAGTTTAGAATAATGACTGAATCTGGTGAAACTAAATATTTAAGAGGTGTTGTACATAAAATTTGTGATGATGAGGGTAATTTCCTTCGTTTAAGTATGTTTGCTCAAGATATTACAAAAGAAAAGGATTTTACTAATTATTTGATTAAAATAGACCGTGAAAAAACTGTTTTACTTCAAGAGGTTCATCATCGTGTTAAAAACAATCTTCAAATAATCATGAGTTTCATCAACCTTGAAAAAAGATTTCACCGTGGAAATTATGAAAAAATCCTTGATATAACTGAAAGACGTATTGAGTCACTTGCTTTAATCCATGAAAGGATTTATAAAGATGAAAACATGAATAATATGAATGTTCCAACATTCTTGGCGGATTTGGATAAACAACTTCATCGTCGTTCAGAGGATGATGGAATTACTTTCATTCGTGAAGTTGATGAGAATTTAACATTTTCAATCAATATTGTGACTCCTTTGGCTTTAATTATCAACGAATTGACTGTTAATACGTTTAAATATGCATTTGATAAAAATTCTAAAAATAAAACTATTTACAAATCTTTGGATCTGTTTGAAAAAGATGGACAAACTTTTTGTCAATTCAAATACCTTGATAATGGAATTGGTTTTCCTGAAGATTTTGATTTTGGAACTTTTGATGGATTAGGGTGGAAAATAATTGTTTCACTTGCAGGTCAACTGGATGCGGAATATGAAATAATTAATGATGATGAAGTGGGAATTGTTTTAACATTTCCAGTCAATTAA
- a CDS encoding sulfite exporter TauE/SafE family protein, translating into MFTIEYFAGLILIGICAGFASGLLGVGGGFLIAPLQYFLLEYIGVAPDLAILISFGTSLAIIIPTSISGAYRHTRTMDNILKPGIRLGIFGVIGGFVGGFVASMIPSDTLKFIFGLLLLFITFNNIVNINKEREKARLPFNWITIGIIGLAVGFSSGLLGVGGGVFLIAILTALLGFSMIEAIGTSSIFISLTAIGGFLSYMISGWGVSTFPYSIGYVSILNLVLIACFSVPMASYGAKMAHRVPQKKLKIIFSVVILYMALKMLGILP; encoded by the coding sequence ATGTTTACAATCGAATATTTCGCAGGTTTAATTTTAATTGGTATATGTGCAGGTTTTGCATCAGGGCTTTTAGGAGTTGGTGGTGGATTTTTAATAGCTCCTCTTCAATACTTCTTATTGGAATATATTGGTGTTGCACCTGATCTTGCTATTTTAATTTCATTTGGAACAAGCCTAGCAATCATTATTCCAACATCAATCAGTGGTGCTTATAGGCATACAAGAACAATGGACAACATTTTAAAACCGGGAATTCGTTTAGGTATTTTTGGTGTAATTGGAGGTTTTGTTGGTGGTTTTGTTGCATCAATGATTCCTTCAGATACATTAAAATTCATTTTTGGTCTTTTATTATTGTTCATTACTTTTAACAATATTGTCAATATTAATAAAGAAAGAGAAAAAGCTAGACTTCCATTTAATTGGATAACTATTGGAATTATTGGTTTGGCAGTTGGATTTTCATCAGGACTTTTAGGAGTTGGTGGTGGTGTATTTTTAATTGCAATTTTAACTGCACTTCTTGGATTCTCAATGATTGAAGCAATAGGAACTTCTTCAATATTTATTAGTCTAACAGCTATTGGTGGTTTCCTGTCTTATATGATTTCAGGTTGGGGAGTAAGTACATTCCCATACTCTATAGGTTATGTAAGTATTCTCAACTTAGTGTTAATTGCATGTTTCTCAGTGCCAATGGCTTCCTATGGAGCAAAAATGGCACACAGAGTTCCCCAAAAAAAGTTAAAAATAATATTCTCAGTAGTAATTCTATACATGGCTTTAAAAATGTTAGGAATTTTACCGTAG
- a CDS encoding TatD family hydrolase: MIDTHIHADARSGEDFKEMYLSGIDSAITCSYYPYKIDAENILLNHLNRILEYDTKRASQYGLDLKVALGIHPTNCIENPQMIFDEMYKWIENKQIVAIGEIGLEDLTDLEIEIFKKQLDIAEETNSKVIIHTPRKNKLEVLKVILDIVPQHLDESQAVIDHINSDVIGEVIDNDYMLGLTVQPQKLDVNGAIDILDNYGFDNFLLNSDMSNKPSDHLSVAKTVRELTRLGFKKGDIEKISHKNAQNYFKI, translated from the coding sequence ATGATTGATACACATATCCATGCTGATGCAAGAAGTGGTGAAGATTTTAAAGAAATGTACTTATCAGGAATTGATAGTGCAATAACATGTAGTTATTATCCGTATAAAATTGATGCTGAAAACATTTTATTAAACCATTTGAACAGAATTTTAGAATATGATACAAAAAGAGCATCACAATATGGGTTAGATTTAAAAGTGGCTTTAGGAATTCATCCAACAAACTGCATTGAAAACCCACAAATGATTTTTGATGAAATGTACAAATGGATTGAAAACAAACAGATTGTAGCTATTGGAGAAATCGGTCTTGAAGATTTGACAGATTTAGAAATAGAAATATTCAAAAAACAATTGGACATTGCAGAGGAGACAAACTCAAAAGTCATCATCCACACACCCAGAAAAAACAAATTAGAAGTTCTAAAAGTAATTTTAGATATTGTACCACAACATTTAGATGAATCACAGGCAGTTATCGATCATATTAATTCAGATGTCATCGGAGAAGTTATTGATAATGATTATATGCTTGGATTAACAGTTCAGCCACAGAAACTTGATGTCAATGGTGCCATTGATATTTTAGATAATTACGGATTTGATAACTTTCTTTTAAACAGTGATATGAGTAACAAACCTTCAGATCATTTGTCTGTTGCAAAAACAGTTAGGGAATTAACTAGACTTGGATTTAAAAAAGGAGACATTGAAAAAATCTCCCATAAGAATGCTCAAAACTATTTTAAAATTTAG
- a CDS encoding YchF/TatD family DNA exonuclease: protein MDNLVDIGLNLMHSSFKKDRIEIIEEAKKVGVNQFIITGTNVNSSQMAAEYASKYPGTLFSTSGVHPHDAKTCNGHTMFELEKIAKNDCVVAIGECGLDYNRNFSPQDLQRKWFEAQIEVAERTDMPLFLHEREAHEDLYNILKRHDSVIERSVVHCFTGTKQEAQNYIDLGCYIGVTGWICDMKRGRNLQEAVSAIPPEKLMIETDAPFLIPKNFDFKPKKNRNEPKYLPHILETIALCMGMDAEELGKQVSKNTKEFFKI from the coding sequence GTGGATAATCTTGTTGATATTGGCTTAAACTTAATGCATTCTTCATTTAAAAAAGACAGAATTGAAATTATAGAAGAAGCAAAAAAAGTAGGAGTTAACCAATTCATTATCACAGGAACAAATGTGAATTCAAGTCAGATGGCTGCTGAATATGCTTCAAAATATCCTGGAACTTTATTTTCAACTTCAGGTGTCCATCCACATGACGCTAAAACATGTAACGGACACACAATGTTTGAACTTGAAAAAATAGCTAAAAACGATTGTGTTGTAGCAATTGGAGAATGTGGTCTTGATTACAACAGAAACTTCTCCCCGCAAGACTTGCAGAGAAAATGGTTTGAAGCTCAAATTGAAGTAGCTGAAAGAACAGACATGCCATTGTTTTTACATGAGCGAGAAGCACATGAAGATTTGTACAACATTTTAAAAAGACATGACAGCGTTATTGAAAGATCCGTGGTGCACTGTTTTACTGGAACAAAACAAGAAGCACAAAATTACATTGACTTAGGTTGTTACATCGGAGTGACCGGATGGATCTGTGATATGAAAAGAGGAAGAAACCTTCAGGAAGCAGTAAGCGCGATTCCTCCAGAAAAATTAATGATTGAAACAGATGCTCCGTTTTTAATACCAAAAAACTTTGACTTTAAACCTAAAAAAAATAGAAACGAACCGAAATATTTACCTCATATCCTCGAAACAATTGCACTTTGCATGGGAATGGATGCAGAAGAACTTGGTAAACAAGTTAGTAAAAATACTAAAGAATTTTTTAAAATATAA
- a CDS encoding ZPR1 zinc finger domain-containing protein, with protein sequence MNEMEINEMVIKCPVCHVEGVAKSIMKEIEIPHFGKVLETTIQCPECGFKHSDIIALEQNDPAKYVIKINKNNLSVRVVRSQSATVSIPEVGVKVEPGPKSEGYVTNVEGILTRFEDAVKKALNLFDDDASQENGKKTLSHLQELKKGNGTATLIILDPFGQSNVVSDSVEISEIPEEELHKLKTGFSHIEE encoded by the coding sequence ATGAATGAAATGGAAATTAATGAAATGGTCATAAAATGTCCTGTTTGCCATGTTGAGGGTGTTGCTAAATCAATAATGAAAGAAATTGAAATACCTCACTTTGGAAAAGTTTTAGAAACAACAATCCAATGTCCAGAATGCGGATTCAAACACAGTGACATCATAGCTTTAGAACAAAATGATCCTGCTAAATACGTTATCAAAATCAACAAAAACAATTTATCTGTAAGAGTTGTCAGATCACAATCTGCAACCGTTTCAATTCCTGAAGTTGGAGTTAAAGTAGAACCGGGTCCAAAATCAGAAGGATACGTGACAAATGTCGAAGGAATCCTCACCCGTTTTGAAGATGCAGTAAAAAAAGCTTTGAACTTATTTGATGATGATGCATCACAGGAAAATGGTAAGAAAACTTTAAGTCATCTTCAAGAGCTTAAAAAAGGAAACGGAACTGCAACTTTAATTATTTTAGATCCATTCGGTCAAAGTAATGTTGTAAGTGATAGTGTTGAGATTTCTGAAATTCCTGAAGAGGAATTACACAAGTTAAAAACAGGTTTTAGTCATATAGAAGAATAA
- a CDS encoding DMT family transporter: protein MKKIYLILPILAGIMFGSGGVFVRTLIANGIDSTTLLFLRFSIAIIPIMIAIFITDKNLLKIDLKDMPLFLVCGISIVGLNLCYNESMGSIPLSLAAVLLSLAPIYVLVIAYFAFGEKITNKKLICMTLAILGCILMTGVLETSLSDLPVYGIVAGIGAGLFWAVYLMTSKKSIENGKHTFTILIYTITFISIGLIPFTNFADISNFISINPVLVVIFLLMHSTFSFALPYIFSTVSLEHVDSGIASILLSGAEPFAALIFGLIFYSEVPTLLMSCGFILTIIAMMMLSRKEKVN, encoded by the coding sequence ATGAAAAAAATCTATTTAATTTTACCAATTCTAGCCGGAATAATGTTTGGATCTGGAGGAGTATTCGTTAGAACATTGATAGCAAACGGAATTGATTCAACAACACTTCTTTTTTTAAGGTTTTCAATAGCAATTATCCCAATAATGATAGCTATTTTCATAACTGACAAAAACTTGTTGAAAATAGATTTAAAAGACATGCCATTATTTTTAGTTTGTGGAATAAGCATTGTAGGACTTAACTTATGCTACAATGAATCTATGGGAAGCATTCCACTTTCACTGGCAGCAGTTTTACTGTCACTTGCACCAATTTATGTTCTTGTAATTGCATATTTCGCATTTGGAGAAAAAATTACAAACAAAAAATTAATTTGTATGACATTAGCTATTCTCGGTTGTATCTTAATGACCGGCGTTTTAGAAACTAGCTTAAGTGACCTTCCGGTTTATGGTATTGTTGCTGGTATCGGGGCAGGATTATTCTGGGCAGTCTACTTGATGACTTCTAAAAAATCAATTGAAAATGGAAAACACACATTTACAATCCTCATTTACACAATTACATTCATTTCAATAGGATTAATACCATTTACAAATTTCGCAGACATTTCCAATTTCATTTCAATTAATCCCGTTTTAGTTGTAATATTCCTGCTTATGCATTCCACATTCTCATTTGCTCTTCCATATATATTCTCAACAGTGAGTTTGGAACACGTTGATTCAGGAATAGCTTCAATATTATTATCAGGTGCAGAACCGTTTGCAGCACTTATTTTCGGGTTAATATTCTACTCCGAGGTTCCAACACTTTTGATGTCTTGCGGATTCATATTAACAATAATTGCAATGATGATGTTAAGTAGAAAAGAAAAAGTTAATTAA